In Streptomyces sp. RFCAC02, the following proteins share a genomic window:
- a CDS encoding substrate-binding domain-containing protein, translating to MPRATKRTVRRAMAACLALTATAVLAACTSNSPDESPAEDETAGRTALSPNDEPGEEVVIGFSGPEADHGWLAAINTFAEQTAAEYEDVELRVAEGTNDPSTQISHIETFINDGVDAIVLLPTDGAALTQVATQAMEAGIPVVNVDREFSDEAAARTTILGDNYGMGVAAGEYACGLVAEHDLGDDAVIAEIAGLDSLPLTQDRSRGFTDALEACGQDVDNRVAAEFTVESGEVAASNLLQAQGEIDIIWNHDDDQGVGVMAAFQNAGRDEFFFIGGAGSANAMRWIQSGDMEATVIYPATQAADGIKLARLIAQERGMSDLAQPEVPRRIVLDAPVVTADNVEQYLPMGFES from the coding sequence ATGCCCAGAGCAACGAAGAGAACCGTCCGCCGCGCGATGGCCGCCTGTCTGGCCCTCACCGCGACCGCCGTCCTCGCCGCCTGCACCAGCAACTCCCCCGACGAGTCGCCCGCCGAGGACGAGACGGCGGGGCGCACCGCGCTCAGCCCCAACGACGAGCCCGGCGAGGAGGTCGTCATCGGGTTCTCGGGGCCCGAGGCGGACCACGGCTGGCTCGCCGCCATCAACACCTTCGCCGAACAGACCGCCGCCGAGTACGAGGACGTGGAACTCCGCGTCGCCGAGGGCACCAACGACCCGAGCACCCAGATCAGCCACATCGAGACGTTCATCAACGACGGCGTGGACGCCATCGTGCTGCTGCCGACGGACGGCGCGGCCCTCACCCAGGTCGCCACCCAGGCCATGGAGGCCGGCATCCCGGTGGTGAACGTCGACCGCGAGTTCTCCGACGAGGCGGCCGCCCGCACCACCATCCTCGGCGACAACTACGGCATGGGCGTCGCCGCCGGCGAGTACGCCTGCGGCCTGGTGGCCGAGCACGACCTCGGGGACGACGCGGTGATCGCCGAGATCGCCGGCCTCGACTCCCTGCCGCTGACCCAGGACCGCTCCCGCGGCTTCACCGACGCCCTGGAGGCGTGCGGCCAGGACGTCGACAACCGCGTGGCGGCCGAGTTCACCGTCGAGTCGGGCGAGGTCGCCGCCTCCAACCTGCTCCAGGCCCAGGGCGAGATCGACATCATCTGGAACCACGACGACGACCAGGGCGTGGGCGTCATGGCCGCCTTCCAGAACGCCGGCCGCGACGAGTTCTTCTTCATCGGCGGCGCCGGCTCGGCCAACGCCATGCGGTGGATCCAGAGCGGCGACATGGAGGCCACCGTCATCTACCCGGCCACCCAGGCCGCCGACGGCATCAAACTGGCCCGCCTCATCGCCCAGGAGCGCGGCATGTCCGACCTGGCCCAGCCCGAGGTCCCGCGCCGCATCGTCCTCGACGCCCCGGTCGTCACGGCCGACAACGTCGAGCAGTACCTCCCGATGGGCTTCGAATCCTGA